From a single Lolium rigidum isolate FL_2022 chromosome 7, APGP_CSIRO_Lrig_0.1, whole genome shotgun sequence genomic region:
- the LOC124678653 gene encoding protein NRT1/ PTR FAMILY 8.5-like isoform X2 produces MNADDHRGSLRTPILADDEASGSNRVLEAQEARKAGHSSNKALKLILGGFPWPQRFQRGVRELLGGSELPHARAGRRHRRLLLGKIQDGDDRPLRFCRRLYLCGVGIGASKAVVISFAAEQYDDEDDGGGKKGPGRGAKASYFSWYYAVANMGMMTAGTLLVWVEAKVNWGLGYGICTSFVAVAVVILAATAPMYRILPHAGSPWKGVFQVLYAFSRKVKLKLPDDATALYEGEEDAKDPLVRPLHERLQHSDQFRFLDKAAIITDEDLNEDGDRPWRLCPMTQVEELKTLLKLIPIWLTSAVYFVANTQAQTTFVQQGTRTDTRIPAPSLTAVETALVAACVALYNRTSRRLTPLRLMGLGHATAAVAVGVAAWAESRRLRMAGDHQRMGIAWLLPQYVVMAISDASLSVGQLEFFYDQSPETMKGASTAFYFVSVSIGNLINSQLVTLIASVTAAGGRTGWFPPEMDDGHLDYYFVLVVVVTVVNFAVFVALAKNYTPKRVR; encoded by the exons ATGAACGCCGACGACCACCGTGGGAGCTTACGGACGCCGATCTTAGCGGACGATGAG GCATCTGGTTCAAATCGGGTCCTTGAAGCTCAAGAGGCGCGCAAGGCCGGTCACAGCTCTAACAAGGCGCTGAAACTCATCCTGG GAGGTTTTCCATGGCCACAGCGCTTCCAACGTGGCGTGCGTGAATTATTGGGTGGGAGTGAGCTACCACATGCCCGTGCTgggcgccgccatcgccgactcCTTCTGGGGAAAATACAAGACGGTGATGATCGGCCTCTCCGTTTCTGTCGTC GGTTATACCTGTGCGGCGTGGGGATCGGCGCGTCGAAGGCGGTAGTCATCTCGTTCGCGGCGGAGCagtacgacgacgaggacgacggcggcggcaagAAGGGGCCGGGACGGGGGGCCAAGGCGTCCTACTTCAGCTGGTACTACGCGGTGGCGAACATGGGCATGATGACCGCTGGGACACTGCTGGTCTGGGTCGAGGCCAAGGTGAACTGGGGGCTCGGCTACGGCATCTGCACGTCGTTCGTCGCGGTCGCCGTCGTCATCCTCGCCGCGACGGCGCCCATGTACCGGATCTTGCCTCACGCCGGCAGCCCGTGGAAAGGCGTGTTCCAAGTGCTCTACGCGTTCTCTCGCAAGGTAAAATTGAAACTGCCTGATGATGCCACCGCACTGTACGAGGGGGAGGAGGATGCCAAGGATCCGTTGGTGCGTCCTCTACACGAACGACTGCAGCACAGCGACCAGTTCAG GTTCTTGGACAAGGCTGCCATTATCACGGACGAGGATCTGAATGAGGACGGAGACCGGCCATGGAGGCTGTGCCCGATGACGCAGGTCGAGGAGCTCAAGACCTTGCTGAAGCTGATCCCGATATGGCTCACCTCCGCAGTCTACTTCGTGGCCAACACGCAGGCGCAGACCACGTTCGTGCAGCAGGGCACCAGGACGGACACCCGTATACCGGCTCCGTCGCTGACGGCAGTCGAGACAGCGCTCGTcgccgcctgcgtcgcgctctacAACAGGACCTCGCGCCGCCTCACGCCGCTGCGGCTAATGGGGCTGGGGCACGCCACGGCGGCCGTCGCGGTGGGCGTGGCCGCGTGGGCCGAGTCGCGCAGGCTGCGGATGGCTGGGGATCATCAGCGTATGGGCATAGCGTGGCTTCTGCCGCAGTACGTGGTGATGGCGATCTCGGACGCGTCGCTCTCGGTAGGGCAGCTGGAGTTCTTCTACGACCAGTCGCCGGAGACGATGAAAGGCGCGTCCACGGCGTTCTACTTCGTGTCGGTCTCCATCGGTAATCTGATCAACTCGCAGCTGGTGACGCTGATCGCGTCCGTCACCGCGGCGGGAGGCAGGACGGGCTGGTTTCCACCGGAAATGGATGATGGGCATCTGGATTACTACTTTGTCCTCGTTGTCGTTGTTACAGTTGTGAATTTTGCTGTTTTTGTTGCACTTGCCAAGAACTACACGCCCAAAAGGGTTAGATAA
- the LOC124678653 gene encoding protein NRT1/ PTR FAMILY 8.5-like isoform X1: protein MNADDHRGSLRTPILADDEASGSNRVLEAQEARKAGHSSNKALKLILGLQFLEVTAFYGIYLSLIVYLQEVFHGHSASNVACVNYWVGVSYHMPVLGAAIADSFWGKYKTVMIGLSVSVVGMAMVTASAALPSLSPPPCVQNTICAPATLSQKLVFFSGLYLCGVGIGASKAVVISFAAEQYDDEDDGGGKKGPGRGAKASYFSWYYAVANMGMMTAGTLLVWVEAKVNWGLGYGICTSFVAVAVVILAATAPMYRILPHAGSPWKGVFQVLYAFSRKVKLKLPDDATALYEGEEDAKDPLVRPLHERLQHSDQFRFLDKAAIITDEDLNEDGDRPWRLCPMTQVEELKTLLKLIPIWLTSAVYFVANTQAQTTFVQQGTRTDTRIPAPSLTAVETALVAACVALYNRTSRRLTPLRLMGLGHATAAVAVGVAAWAESRRLRMAGDHQRMGIAWLLPQYVVMAISDASLSVGQLEFFYDQSPETMKGASTAFYFVSVSIGNLINSQLVTLIASVTAAGGRTGWFPPEMDDGHLDYYFVLVVVVTVVNFAVFVALAKNYTPKRVR from the exons ATGAACGCCGACGACCACCGTGGGAGCTTACGGACGCCGATCTTAGCGGACGATGAG GCATCTGGTTCAAATCGGGTCCTTGAAGCTCAAGAGGCGCGCAAGGCCGGTCACAGCTCTAACAAGGCGCTGAAACTCATCCTGG GCCTGCAGTTCCTGGAGGTCACTGCATTCTACGGGATCTACCTGAGCTTGATCGTGTATCTTCAGGAGGTTTTCCATGGCCACAGCGCTTCCAACGTGGCGTGCGTGAATTATTGGGTGGGAGTGAGCTACCACATGCCCGTGCTgggcgccgccatcgccgactcCTTCTGGGGAAAATACAAGACGGTGATGATCGGCCTCTCCGTTTCTGTCGTC GGGATGGCCATGGTCACCGCATCAGCGGCCCTGCCGTCTCTGAGCCCTCCACCGTGCGTGCAGAACACGATCTGCGCACCGGCCACTCTCAGCCAGAAGTTGGTCTTCTTTTCGGGGTTATACCTGTGCGGCGTGGGGATCGGCGCGTCGAAGGCGGTAGTCATCTCGTTCGCGGCGGAGCagtacgacgacgaggacgacggcggcggcaagAAGGGGCCGGGACGGGGGGCCAAGGCGTCCTACTTCAGCTGGTACTACGCGGTGGCGAACATGGGCATGATGACCGCTGGGACACTGCTGGTCTGGGTCGAGGCCAAGGTGAACTGGGGGCTCGGCTACGGCATCTGCACGTCGTTCGTCGCGGTCGCCGTCGTCATCCTCGCCGCGACGGCGCCCATGTACCGGATCTTGCCTCACGCCGGCAGCCCGTGGAAAGGCGTGTTCCAAGTGCTCTACGCGTTCTCTCGCAAGGTAAAATTGAAACTGCCTGATGATGCCACCGCACTGTACGAGGGGGAGGAGGATGCCAAGGATCCGTTGGTGCGTCCTCTACACGAACGACTGCAGCACAGCGACCAGTTCAG GTTCTTGGACAAGGCTGCCATTATCACGGACGAGGATCTGAATGAGGACGGAGACCGGCCATGGAGGCTGTGCCCGATGACGCAGGTCGAGGAGCTCAAGACCTTGCTGAAGCTGATCCCGATATGGCTCACCTCCGCAGTCTACTTCGTGGCCAACACGCAGGCGCAGACCACGTTCGTGCAGCAGGGCACCAGGACGGACACCCGTATACCGGCTCCGTCGCTGACGGCAGTCGAGACAGCGCTCGTcgccgcctgcgtcgcgctctacAACAGGACCTCGCGCCGCCTCACGCCGCTGCGGCTAATGGGGCTGGGGCACGCCACGGCGGCCGTCGCGGTGGGCGTGGCCGCGTGGGCCGAGTCGCGCAGGCTGCGGATGGCTGGGGATCATCAGCGTATGGGCATAGCGTGGCTTCTGCCGCAGTACGTGGTGATGGCGATCTCGGACGCGTCGCTCTCGGTAGGGCAGCTGGAGTTCTTCTACGACCAGTCGCCGGAGACGATGAAAGGCGCGTCCACGGCGTTCTACTTCGTGTCGGTCTCCATCGGTAATCTGATCAACTCGCAGCTGGTGACGCTGATCGCGTCCGTCACCGCGGCGGGAGGCAGGACGGGCTGGTTTCCACCGGAAATGGATGATGGGCATCTGGATTACTACTTTGTCCTCGTTGTCGTTGTTACAGTTGTGAATTTTGCTGTTTTTGTTGCACTTGCCAAGAACTACACGCCCAAAAGGGTTAGATAA
- the LOC124678653 gene encoding protein NRT1/ PTR FAMILY 8.5-like isoform X3, protein MPVLGAAIADSFWGKYKTVMIGLSVSVVGMAMVTASAALPSLSPPPCVQNTICAPATLSQKLVFFSGLYLCGVGIGASKAVVISFAAEQYDDEDDGGGKKGPGRGAKASYFSWYYAVANMGMMTAGTLLVWVEAKVNWGLGYGICTSFVAVAVVILAATAPMYRILPHAGSPWKGVFQVLYAFSRKVKLKLPDDATALYEGEEDAKDPLVRPLHERLQHSDQFRFLDKAAIITDEDLNEDGDRPWRLCPMTQVEELKTLLKLIPIWLTSAVYFVANTQAQTTFVQQGTRTDTRIPAPSLTAVETALVAACVALYNRTSRRLTPLRLMGLGHATAAVAVGVAAWAESRRLRMAGDHQRMGIAWLLPQYVVMAISDASLSVGQLEFFYDQSPETMKGASTAFYFVSVSIGNLINSQLVTLIASVTAAGGRTGWFPPEMDDGHLDYYFVLVVVVTVVNFAVFVALAKNYTPKRVR, encoded by the exons ATGCCCGTGCTgggcgccgccatcgccgactcCTTCTGGGGAAAATACAAGACGGTGATGATCGGCCTCTCCGTTTCTGTCGTC GGGATGGCCATGGTCACCGCATCAGCGGCCCTGCCGTCTCTGAGCCCTCCACCGTGCGTGCAGAACACGATCTGCGCACCGGCCACTCTCAGCCAGAAGTTGGTCTTCTTTTCGGGGTTATACCTGTGCGGCGTGGGGATCGGCGCGTCGAAGGCGGTAGTCATCTCGTTCGCGGCGGAGCagtacgacgacgaggacgacggcggcggcaagAAGGGGCCGGGACGGGGGGCCAAGGCGTCCTACTTCAGCTGGTACTACGCGGTGGCGAACATGGGCATGATGACCGCTGGGACACTGCTGGTCTGGGTCGAGGCCAAGGTGAACTGGGGGCTCGGCTACGGCATCTGCACGTCGTTCGTCGCGGTCGCCGTCGTCATCCTCGCCGCGACGGCGCCCATGTACCGGATCTTGCCTCACGCCGGCAGCCCGTGGAAAGGCGTGTTCCAAGTGCTCTACGCGTTCTCTCGCAAGGTAAAATTGAAACTGCCTGATGATGCCACCGCACTGTACGAGGGGGAGGAGGATGCCAAGGATCCGTTGGTGCGTCCTCTACACGAACGACTGCAGCACAGCGACCAGTTCAG GTTCTTGGACAAGGCTGCCATTATCACGGACGAGGATCTGAATGAGGACGGAGACCGGCCATGGAGGCTGTGCCCGATGACGCAGGTCGAGGAGCTCAAGACCTTGCTGAAGCTGATCCCGATATGGCTCACCTCCGCAGTCTACTTCGTGGCCAACACGCAGGCGCAGACCACGTTCGTGCAGCAGGGCACCAGGACGGACACCCGTATACCGGCTCCGTCGCTGACGGCAGTCGAGACAGCGCTCGTcgccgcctgcgtcgcgctctacAACAGGACCTCGCGCCGCCTCACGCCGCTGCGGCTAATGGGGCTGGGGCACGCCACGGCGGCCGTCGCGGTGGGCGTGGCCGCGTGGGCCGAGTCGCGCAGGCTGCGGATGGCTGGGGATCATCAGCGTATGGGCATAGCGTGGCTTCTGCCGCAGTACGTGGTGATGGCGATCTCGGACGCGTCGCTCTCGGTAGGGCAGCTGGAGTTCTTCTACGACCAGTCGCCGGAGACGATGAAAGGCGCGTCCACGGCGTTCTACTTCGTGTCGGTCTCCATCGGTAATCTGATCAACTCGCAGCTGGTGACGCTGATCGCGTCCGTCACCGCGGCGGGAGGCAGGACGGGCTGGTTTCCACCGGAAATGGATGATGGGCATCTGGATTACTACTTTGTCCTCGTTGTCGTTGTTACAGTTGTGAATTTTGCTGTTTTTGTTGCACTTGCCAAGAACTACACGCCCAAAAGGGTTAGATAA